Within Halarchaeum grantii, the genomic segment CAAATATCCACGGGACGCGCCCCGAGCGACGATACCACGCGGCGCGGACAGCCGGGGACCGGGACCATCGGGGAGCGAGCGGCGGCGTGACCGATGTCGTTTACCCGAGGCCGCGCTACCCTAGCGTATGGCTGACATCGACCTGCGCGCGCTCAGACGCGACCTCCATCGACATCCGGAGCCCGCGTGGTGCGAGTTCTACACGACGGCGCGACTGGTCGCATCGAGCGCGTCGGCGTGGACGCGCTTCACGCCGGGCCCGACGCGATCAGCGGCGACGCGCGTCTCGGCGTCCCCGACGCGGAGACTATCAGTTCGTGGCGTGAGCGCGCCCGCGCGGCGGGCGCTGACCCCGACGTCCTCGACCGTCTCGACGGCGGACACACGGGTGCCGTCGCGGTCGTCGAGAACGGCGACGGCCCGACGGTCGCGCTTCGCGCGGACGTCGACGCGCTCCCGGTGACGGAGGCCACGGGCGACGACCACGTCCCCGCCCGCGAGGGCTTTCGCTCCGAGACCGAGGGCTACATGCACGCCTGCGGGCACGACGCGCACGCGGCAATCGGCATCGGCGTCCTCGAGGCCGTCGCGCGAAGCGAGTTCTCGGGGACGTTCAAGCTCTGCCTCCAGCCGGCCGAGGAGGTCGTCGGCGGCGGACGGGCGCTGGCCGAGAGCGGCCACCTCGACGACGTGGACGCGCTCTACGCGCTCCACGTCGGCCTCGACCACCCGACGGGCGAGGTCGTCGCGGGCGTCGACTCCTTCCTCGCGGTCCACCACTTCGACGCGGTCTTCTCGGGCGCGTCCGCGCACGCCGGCGCGAGGCCCGAGGACGGCCGGAACGCGATGCAGGCGATGGCGAGCGCGATTCAGGCGCTCTACGGGCTCCCGCGTCACTCCGAGGGCGCGACGCGCGTGAACGTCGGCACCGCGAACGCGGGCACCGCGACGAACGTCGTCCCCGAGCGCGCCGAAATCGAGGGCGAGGTGCGCGGTGAGACGACCGCCCTGAAGGACGCCATGGTCGAGCGCGCGGAGCGCGCGCTCTCCGGGGCGGCCGCGACGCACGACTGCGAGGTGGCCGTCGAGACGGTGGGGGAGGCCCCGAGCGCGGTCTCGGACGTCCGACTTGTCGACGTCGTCCACGGCGTCGCCGAGCGCGATGCGGGCGTGCGGACGGCGACGCGGACGGACGCGCTCGGCGGGAGCGAGGACGCCACCTACCTGATGCGCCGCGTGCAGGAGCGCGGCGGCGAGGCGTGCTACGCCATCGTCGGCACCGACCACCCGGGCGGCCACCACACGCCGACGTTCGACGTGGACGAGGAGACCATCGACGTGGGCGTGCGCGTGCTCACGGAGAGCGTGCTGGAGACGCTCGCGGCGCGCGACTAGGGCGAACGGACGGCGCGCATCCCTCGGCGGTGGAGTGCGCCGTCACTACGCGCGGTTTCCACCGCTCGTGTGAACGTGGGCCCGCACTCTCGTTCGGCCCCACGCCCGCGTGGCTCCACTGCCGTCGCTGTCAGAGGATACGTGGTGCTGGTCACGCGCTCGTATTTGAGGGGTCGTGGCGAGAAAGAGCGGTTTTAGGAGAGTGGCGTCCGCGCACCGAGTGGCTCGTTAGAGCCCGGTAGGTGCGAGGTTCACCGGCACGCAGTGCCGGGCCGACGAGTGAACGGAGCGCCGAAGGCGCGAAGCTCTCTCGTCACTGAGCGAATCGAAGATTCGCGAGGTCTGCGAACGCGAAGCGTTCGCCTGATCCCGCGAGACGCGAAGCGTCTCGCTTACGACAAAAGGTTCTTCAGTACTTCGGGTCGGCCCCGGTGACCTCGTAGACGTCCTCCATGATGTCGTCGCGCTGGGCCTGCCAGCGTTCGAGTTCGGCGGGGGAGTTCGGGTAGTCCTCGTAGTGCGCGAGGAGGCGGTCGGCGGCCTGCTTCGTCTGGTACATCTGGTAGATCTGGCCCCAGTGGCCGAAGCTCTTGACCGCGACCTTGGCGGCGAGCGCGGGCCCGAAGCTCGCGCTCCCGGCGTAGAGGGCCTCGCTGAGCTGTTCGCCCGGGAGGTTCGCCAGCAGGCTCATGAGGTCGTCGACGTCGACGCCCGTGGAGAGGATGTTGTAGACGTCGAGGGCGGCGTAGCGCGCGCCGAAGTGGTCCATGACGCGCTCGTTGTACTCCCAGAGGGCGTCCTCGGAGAGGTCGCCGTCCTCGATGCCCGCCATCGCGGCTTCGGCGGCGTACTTGCCGGCGTAGGCGGCGCCCGCGATGCCGCCGCCGGTCGTGGGGTTGACGTGGCCGGCGGCGTCGCCGACGGCGACGTAGCCGGGGTGGACGGCGGAGTCGTAGGGACGCCGTGTCGGGAGGGCGGCGCCGAGTTTGTCCTTCACCTCGGCGCCCTCGAACTCCTCGCGGTTGCGGAGGTCGTCCTTGAGGTCCTCGATCATGTGCATCGGCTCCTCGTTCATCTGGAAGCCGAGGCCGGCGTTGATCTCGGTGCCGGTGCGCGGGAAGTACCAGAGGTACCCCGCGGCCCGCTTGGTGGGCTTGAAGACGAGCGCGTCCTGCCACTCGACTTCCTCGGGGACCTCGACGATCTCGCGGTAGGCCGAGCAGAACTGCGAGTAGTCGACGTTCGTGTCGAAGGTCGACTCGCTGAAGTCCGTCTTGTCCTGGAGGAGCGAGAGCGAGCCGGCGGCGTCGACGACGATGTCGGCCTCGTACGCCACGTCCTCGCCCTTGCGTTCGGCGGTGACGCCGGTGACCCGACCCGAGCGGTCCTGCTCGACGTCCTGCACGACGGTGTCGTAGTGGAACTCGGCGCCCTGTTCCTTCGCGCCCTCGATGATGAGCTGACCGTACTTCCAGCGGTCGATGACGGCGAGCTCGCCGGGAATCGGAATCTCGAGGACGGTGTCCTCTTGGGGGATCTCGAAGCGCCCGTGGTCGACGTCGATGTTGGTGAAGGCGGGTTCGAGCTTGGACTTCGGGATGGCGGCGGGGAAGTTCGCGGCGCCCTTGAGGGCGTCGCCGCAGGCGATGTGGCCCGCCTCCTGCTCGTCCTTTCGTTCGACGACGACGACGTCGTAGCCGGCCGCGGCGGCGGTGGCGGCGGCGTAACAACCGGAGGTGCCGGCGCCGACGACGACGAAGTCGAACTCGTGGGTACTCATATCGCGGTGAATGTGACGGGCCGTGAAAACTCTTTACGGAAAATCCGTCGCTTCGTCGGGGACACGGGGCGATAAAGAGTTTTATCGCCGCTCCACGAAACGGCGTCTCATGACCGAACACACCGTCGAGTTCGTCGGCCGCGAGGAGACCATTCAGGTCTCCGAGACGGAGACCATCCTGACGGCCTGTCTGCGCGAGGGCATCGCACAGGAGTACTCCTGTCGCGTCGGGATGTGTCTGGCGTGCTCCGCCGAGATCGTCGAGGGCGACGTGGCGCAGCCGGCGGCGCGCGGACTCAGCGAGGAAGAGGCCGAAGAGTACTGTCTGACGTGTATGGCGCGCCCGCTCTCCGACCTGACGCTCGACCGCGGGAAGTACCCGCCGAGCATCGAGACGGAGGCGGTGGACGCCGCCGGTCCCGTGACGGCGGACGACGACTGACTCCCTTTTTGCGCTGCTCTCAGAGGTCGGGCGCGGGCGCGGCCTTCTGAAGGGCGGTCTCGGCGACGTTCCCGCCGTAGTCGGCACAGCGGGAGAGCGAGTCGACGACGAGGCCGAGGTGCTGGGCCTCGTGGGGTTCGAGGTCGCGGAGGATGTCGTCGAGCGCGCGGGCGTGCTCGTCGATGTCGAGGACGGACGTGTGCGCCTGATTCGCGAGGTCGGTGGCGTCCTCGCGGTCGTCGGTGAACAGCGCCTCCATGGCGGTGTCGACGATGTCGGCGGCGTCCGCGTGGAGGTCGGCGAGCGCCTCGGCGGCCTCTGCGGGGACTGCCTCGTCGAGTTCGAGCGCGACGTTCGCGATCTTCGCGGCGTGGTCGCCGATACGTTCGAGCTGGCGCGCGCTCGAGTGGTAGTCGAAGCAGGTCTCGCGCGAGACGCCGATCTCCTGGGCGGTACGGGGGGAGCGCAGGGCGCCCCGGAAGATGCGCGAGACGACGAACCAGAGACGGTCGACGTCGTCGTCACGTTCGATGACGTCCTCGGCCATGTCGTGGTCGTTCTCGCAGAGCGCGGTGACGGCGTCGTCGAGCATCGAGAGGGCGATGAGGCGCATCCGTCGGACGGCGTTGTGGATGGAGAGCTCGCTGGAGTCAAGCAGGTCCTGAACGACGATGCGGTCGCCGGTCTCCTCCAGGACCTCGAGGCCGACGAGGCCCTGCGTGGCGTTGCGGACGACGCGTCGCTGTGCGGACGTGATGCGGTCGGCCTCGAGGACGAGGACGTCGAAGCCGCTGACGTACATCGTCATCACGGTACGCGTGAGCGCGTCACCCTCCATGCCGGAGATGTCGAACGCGCCGCGCTCGGCCTCGTCGCCGGAGACGGGCGAGAGCAGTAACGACCCGCTGTCCGGGTGGAAGGCGATTTCGTCGCCGGCTTCCACATCGTGTTCGCGCGCCCAGTCCTTCGGAATGGAGACGGTGAACGTCGAGCCACCGGTGACCTGCACCTTGCGGCGTTCCATATGTCACCTATGAACAGATACCATATATTAATCTTCGTATCTATATATTCCCTATTGGTGGTTCATGCACTCTCTACAGCCAGTTTATGGCGATATATACGTTCCAGAATGGAGGCCTATGTAGTGGTCTATATCTATATGGCCATATCTACCGTGGTACGTTCTACAGTATATACATCATAGAAGCGTACATACCTCTCTCAGCGGCTTCGATCACGTGATGGCACGGACGAGCGGTTCCAACACGGTCTCGCGCAGGAAGGTTCTCTCCGGTGTCGGCATCGCCGGCCTCGGCGCGCTCGCCGGCTGTACGGGCGGGCAGTCCGGGGGCGAACCGGACGGCGAGACGAGCACCGACTCGGGCGAGTCGAGCCCGTCGACCCTCCGGGCGGGTGGGTCCTCGACGGTCTACCCGATCGCGAACACGGCCGCGTCCTACTGGACGGCCAACGCCCCCGCCTCCGACGCGGAGTACTGGGGGCCCGAGAAGTACGGCATCGACACCGACCAAAACCTCGCCGACTACTGGGCGGGCCGCTACGGCTTCGAGCCGGGGGACTCCGGCGTCCCCTTCTCCGTCGCGGTCGGGCTGAGTCACTCGGGGACTGGCATCGAGAAGCTCCGGAAGGGCCAACTCGACCTCGGCAACTCGAGCGCGCCCGTCTCCGCCGAACTCCCCGACGCCACCGAGGCGGAACTCGCTGAGTTCACCGACCACGTCGTCGGCGTCGACGCCCAGCCCATCGTCGTCTCACAGGAAATCTACGACGCCGGCGTCACCGAAATCACTATCGAGGAGCTGCGCGCGATCTATCGCGGCGAGATCACGAACTGGTCCGAGCTCGGCGGCCCGGACTCGACGATTCAGGCGGTCGGGCGCGCGGAGGGCTCCGGGACCGACACCGCGTTCCGAGTGAACGTTCTCGGCGGCGCGGACGCGTCGATGGACGGCGTCGACCTCCGGAAAGGCGAGAACCAACAGGTCAAGACCGTCGTCTCCAGTTCGAACAACGCCATCGCGTACATGGCGCTCGCGTTCGTCGAGCCGGACGGCGGCGTGCCGCCCATCGGCCTCGAAATCGACGGGACGACCTACGAGTACGGTCGGAACCTCGCGGACGAGGACTACCCGCTCGCGCGCGACCTCCACATGTACTCCTACGGCGGCACCTCCGAGCAGGAGGCCGCCTTCCTCGACATGATCATCAGCGACTTCGGACAGCAGAACTTCGTCGAGCCCAACAACTACGTCCCGCTGACGGACGAGCGGCAGGAAGCGGAGCGCGAGAAGCTCCCGGACCCGAACTGAGCGGCGGCCGGGACGCGCCGGCTCCGCCGATCTATATAGACATACATATCGATAATAGTAGGGTATTTATTCATATGTGGCCACGTTCGTGATGATGACCGACGAGCCGGTTTCTCGGCGTGCGGTCCTCGCGGGTGGGGTAGGACTCGCGGCATCGTTCGCTGGTTGTATCAGTACGAGTAAGACACCGCCGGGGAGCGGTGGGTCAGCTACCGACTCGACGTCGTCGAGCGGCGACGGGGGCGACGGCCCCGGGATCCTGAAGTCGGGTGGGTCCTCGACGGTCTACCCGATCGCGAACAACGCGCAGGCGTACTGGAACGCCAACCGCCCCGCCTCCGACACGGAGTACTGGGGGCCCGAGAAGTACGGCATCGACACCGACCAGAACCTCGCCGACTACTGGGGCGGCCTCTACGGCTTCGATAACGGGAACGGGGGCGACGCCCCCTTCCCCGCGACCGTCACCCTCAGTCACTCGGGGACGGGTATCGAGAAGCTCCGGAAGGGCCAACTCGATCTCGGCAACTCGAGCGCGCCCGTCTCCGCCGAACTCCCCGACGCCACCGAGGCGGAACTCGCTGAGTTCACCGATCACGTCGTCGGCGTCGACGCCCAGCCCATCGTCGTCTCACAGGAAATCTACGACGCCGGCGTCACGAAGATCACCGCCGAGACGCTGAAGGCGATCTACACCGGCGAGATCACGAACTGGAGCGAGGTCCCCGACTACGAGGGGCCCGAGAAGTCCATCCAGGTGATCGGGCGCGCGGAGGGCTCCGGGACCGACACCGCGTTCCGACTGAACCTCTTCGGCGACCCGAACGCCCCGATTTCCGGCGTCGACCTCCGGAAGGGCGAGAACCAACAGGTCAAGACCGTCGTCTCCAGTTCGAACAACGCCATCGCGTACATGGCGCTCGCGTTCGTCGACGACTCCGTCCCCGCCATCACGCTCGTCTTCGACGGGAAGGAGTTCATTCCCGGTGAGAACCTCGCGGACAAGGACTACCCGCTCTCCCGGGACCTCCACATGTACACCTACGACGGCACCTCCAAGCAGGAGGCCGCCTTCCTCCGCATGATCATCAGCGACTACGGGCAGCAGAACTTCGTGAAGCCGACGGGCTACGCCGCGCTCACGGACGAACGACAGCAGAACCAACTCTCGAAGCTCCCGGACACCCAATGAGCGCGATCGACGACACACGCCCCGGGCGGTTCGAGCGCCTCGACGAGGGGACGCGCCGCATCGGCGTCGGAAGCGCCCTCACGATCGTCGCGACCATCGCGGCGTTCCTCGTCCTCCCCGCCGCGACCATCTTCCCGCTCCTCGGGTTCCTCGCCGTCGTCGGCTACGGCTGGTGGCGCTATCAGGAGGCCACCGCGAAGGTCGTGATGTCGCTGATGACCGCCTCCACGGTGATCATCCTCGGCCTCATCACCGTCTACCTGCTCTGGCAGTCCCTCCCCGTCCTCGAACAGATGGGACTCAGTCTCTTCACGCGCGTCGGCGACACCATGTGGTCGCCGAACACCGGCGTCTTCTCGCTCGTCCCGATGATGTGGGGCACCCTCCTCACGACCATCATCGCGATGTGCGTCGCCGGCCCGCTCGGCATCGCGGGCGCGCTCTTCACGAGCGAGATGGCGCCCCGGTGGGCGCGCGAGATCATCAAGCCCGCGATCGAGGTGCTCGCCGGCATCCCCTCCATCGTCTACGGCTTCCTCGGTTTCGTCATCGTCAACGACTACATGATGCGCGAGCTCTCCCTCCCGATCTACGGCAGCCTCTTCGGCGCGGGCGTCGTCATCGGCCTGATGGCGCTCCCGACCATCGTCTCCGTCGCCGAGGACGCGCTCGACGCCGTCCCCGACGAGATGAAGGACGGCTCCGTCGCGCTCGGCGCGACCGGCTGGCAGACCATCACGGACGTCACGATCCCCTCCGCGTTCTCCGGCATCTCCGCCGCCGTCATCCTCGGCGTCGGGCGCGCGCTCGGCGAGACCATGGCTGTCACGGTCATGCTCGCGCACACGCAGACGCTCCCCGACCCGCTCTACGACGTCTTCGGAGCGGGGGGACAGGAGACGCTCACCAGCCTCATCGCCAGCCAGTACGGCATCGCTTCGGGCGACCACATGAGCGCGCTCTTCGCCGCCGGCGTCGTGCTCTTCATCACCGTCCTCACGCTCAGCATCGGCTCACAGGTGGTCGAGGCGCGCATGCGCGAGAAGCTCGGAGGTGAAGCATGAGCACGCAGAACGAACTCGTCAAGGAGGGGAACTCCACGCTCGACGTCGCGGCGCTCGTCCTCTCCGGCGGCGCGCTCGTCGGTGCTCTGGTCGGCGCGCTCGCGCTCTTCGAGGTGTTCGCCATCACGGACGCCGTCGCCGGGCTTTCGGTCGCGCGCTGGTTCGGCGTGCTGCTCGCCGCGCTCGGCCTCGGCACGCTCGGCGTCGGCGCCGCTTCGCGGAGCGGCCTCGTGCGCTCCGAGCCCGACCGGACCGCCGGCCCGGTCGCCGGCGCCGTCTTCGGGCTCGTCGGCTTCGTCGTCGGCGGTCTCGTCGCCTCGCAGACGCTCGGCCTCGGCACGCTCTGGCCGGTCGTCGCCGTGCTCGTCGCCGCCGTCACCGTCGTCGCGACCGTCTACCCGCGCGGCGACGTCGGCGCGACGCTGCCGAGCGGCCTGCTCGCGCTCCTCGCGGGCACGGTCGTCGCCGGCGGCGTCGTCGCGCCCGGCTGGTCGTGGACGCCGATCGAGGGCTCGTTCACGCTGAACGCCGACATCGCGGTTCCGCTGCTCGCCATCGCCATCGGCTTCCTCGTCGCGTGGATGGCCTCGCGCGCCTACGGCGGCTTCGGCACGCACGGCAAGCAGTCCGGCGCCTACCTGCTCGTCTCCGCGAGCGCCGCCGGCATGCTCCTCCTGCTCGTCCTCCTCGTCTCCTACATCGTCGTTCGCGGCTGGGCGCCGATGACCGAGGGGGTCAAGTGGGGGCTCTTCTGGGCGAACTGGACGTACTTCTACGTCCCGCCGATCGACCGCTACGTCATCATCGACGGGCCCGTCCTCTGGTTCCACTGGCCGTTCGTGATGAACGGCTACGCGCTGTTGAACGACGTCAACGGCATCATGCCGGCGGTCGTCGGCACCGTCTGGCTCGTCCTCGGCGCCGTCCTCTTCGCGGTGCCGCTGGGCGTCGGTGCCGCCGTCTTCCTCACCGAGTACGCCGGCCAGTCCCGCTTCACCGCGCTCGTCGAGGTCTCCACGAACGGCCTCTGGAGCACGCCGAGCATCGTCTACGGCCTCTTCGGGTGGGCGTTCCTCGTCCCGCGGCTCGGGAACAACCAGTCCATCCTCGCCGGTCAGCTCGTCCTCGGGTTCATGCTCCTCCCGCTCGTCATCATCACGAGCCGCGAGGCGCTGATGAGCGTCCCCGACGCCTACCGGGACGCGAGCGCCGCGCTCGGCGTCGGCCAGTGGGAGACCATCAAGAGCGTCGTCCTCCCCGCCGCGATGCCCGGCGTCACCACCGGCGTCATCCTCGGCGTCGGACGCATCGCCGGCGAGACCGCGCCCATCCTGCTCGTCGCCGCCGGCGCGCCCTTCCCCAGCGACGCTCCGAACGTCCTCTCCTCCTTCCAGCTCTCGACGGCGCCGCCATTCGTCACGAACGACGCGCTCCTGCAGGCGACGAGCGCACTCCCCTACCAGCTCTACGCCGTCATCACCGCCGGCGTCAACGAGAACGCCGGCCTCGCGTGGGGGACCGCACTCGTCCTCCTGCTCGTCGTCCTCTCGTTCTACGCGATCGGTATCGCCTCGCGAATCTACTTCCGCAAGCGCCTGGAGGCCTAACCCATGAGCGAACACATCGTCAACGACACCGACACCACGGAGGAACAGCCCGCGAGCACCACCACGGCCGGCGAGAGCGTAGAGGAGGTCGACCCGGAGTGGACGGAGTACGACTTCGAGGGTGAAGCGAAGTTCACCGTCGAGGACCTGAACGTCTGGTACGGGGACGACCACGCGCTCACCGACATCTCCATGGAGATCCCCGAAAACTCCGTGACCGCGCTCATCGGTCCCTCCGGCTGTGGGAAGTCCACCTTCCTCCGGTGCCTCAACCGCATGAACGACCGCATCAAGGCCGCCCGCGTTGAGGGCTCCGTCCGACTCGACGGCGACGAGATCTATCAGGACGGCGTCGACCTCGTGGAGCTGCGAAAGCGCGTCGGGCAGGTGTTCCAGTCGCCGAACCCGTTCCCGAAATCCATCCGCGACAACATCGCCTACGGCCCGCGCAAGCACGGCGACATCCAGACCGGCCTGCTCTCGCGTCTCCTCGGCGGCGACGACCAAGAGAAGGAGGACGAGCTGGTGGAGCGATGCCTGCGTGGGGCGGCGCTCTGGGAGGAGGTGAGCGACCGCTTGGACGACAACGCGCTCGGGCTCTCCGGTGGACAACAGCAGCGCCTCTGCATCGCGCGCGCCCTCGCCGTCGACCCCGACGTCATCCTCATGGACGAACCCGCCAGCGCCCTCGACCCCATCGCCACCTCCAAAATCGAGGACCTCGTCGAGGACCTCGCCGAGGATTACACCGTCGTCATCGTCACTCACAACATGCAGCAGGCCGCCCGCATCAGCGACCAAACCGCCGTCTTCCTCACCGGCGGCGAACTCGTCGAGTACGGCGACACCGACCAGATCTTCGAAAACCCACGCAGCCAGCGCGTCGAAGACTACATCACCGGCAAGTTCGGATAAGCCCCGAACGTTTTACCCGTCGCGCCGAACCACTACACGACCCTCAGAGACTACCCATGCCACGCGAAAGCTACCAAGCACAACTCGAGACGATGCAGGAGGACGTCCTCTACATGAGCGAGGTCGTCGTCGACCGCCTCCGGAGCGCGCTCGCCGCGATGGAGCAGAAGGACGAGCAGGCCGCCCGCGACCTCATCGCGGGCGACGACGAGGTCAACGACCTCTACCTCGAGCTCGAACAGGAGTGCATCGACCTCCTCGCCCTCCAACAGCCCGTCGCCGGCGACCTCCGCCTCATCGCCTCCTCGTTCAAGATCATCACCGACCTCGAACGCGTCGGCGACCTCGCCGTCAACCTCGGCGAGTACACCCTCGACTCCCAACAGGACATGTTCCCCGAGGTCGACATCAACACCATCGGCGACCACACCGTCGAGATGCTGCAGGACGCCATGGCCGCCTACGAGGCGCGCGACCCCGAGGCCTGCTACGCCATCGCCGAGCGCGACGACGAACTCGACGCGCTCTGCGAGCAGGCCTCCCAGACCATCGTCCGCGAGCTCATCGAGACCGAGCTCGACCCCGAGGACTCCGACGAGCACGTCGAGGAACTCATGCAGGACGTCTCCCGCATGCTCCTGACGGTGCGCGACCTCGAACGCGTCGGCGATCACGCGGTGAACATCGCCGCGCGCACCCTCTACATGGTCGAGAACGACGAAGAGCTCATCTACTAAACGACCTTTTACGCTGCGTTCGCCTCCGGCGCGCTCGGTAAAAGCTCGACCAAAAGCCATCGTTCCTCCCTACGGTCGTCTCTCGTCCCGAGCGCGTCGCGCGAACGCTACCCGTCGTTCGGTCGGACGTCGCGCTCCGTGAACGAGCCTTCACGTGCGATGACGCGACCACCGCGACGCGTGACCTGACTCACTGCCACGGGACGCGGCCGGCCGACGCGCGAGTGACGCCGCGCGCGGCCGACGACCGGAGCGCACCGAGCGTGCGCCACCACCGGCGACACCGCGACGACGAGCGGTGTCACCGCGAGCGACGCGCGTCCCGCGTCCCGTACTCGTCGCCAGTCAGCCAGCCGTGGCTCTGCGTCCGGCGCCGAAAGAAGAGCGTTCGGTGCGTCGGTGCGTGCTCGACGAGCGCCTACGCTTCGTCGAACGAGGCGACGCGAGGCGTCGCTTACTCGATGAGGCTACGCCTCGTCGAAGAGGGTCTCGCCGTCGACCATGTGGTCCTCGACGGCGTCGAGGTCGAGGGTGAGGCCGAGGCCGGGCTTCTCGGGGACCGCGATGGAGCCGCCGTCGATGACGTCCTCCTCGACGAGGTCGCTCCACCAGCCGAGTTCGTAGGAGTGGTACTCGACGGCGAGTGCGTTCGGGATGGCCGCGCCGACGTGCGCGGAGGCCATCGTGCCGATGGGCGAGGAGACGTTGTGCATCGCGACCGGGATGTAGTACTGGTTCGCGACGTCCGCGATCTTCTGCGTCTCGCGCATCCCACCGACCTTCGGGAGGTCGGGCGCGACGATGTCGACCGCCTGATTCTCGATGAGGCGGCGCTCCTCGGTCACGCGATAGCGGTTCTCGCCGACCGTGATCGGCGTGAGCGTGGACTTCGTGACCTCCTCCTGCACGTCGAGGTTCTCCGGCGGGACGGGGTCTTCGAGCCACCAGACGTCGTACTCCTCGATCTCGGCGGCGAGGCGCTTCGCGCTGTTCGGGCTGAACGTCCAGTGACAGTCGAAGGCGACGTCCGCCTTGTCCTTCACGCGCTCGGTGACCTTCTCGACGATTTCGGCCTTGTGGCGGATCTCGCCCGGTCGGAGGTGGCGGTTCGCGCGGTCCTTCTCGTGGCCGGAGGGGACGTCGAGGTCGAACTTGAGGGCGTCGTAGCCGAGTTCGTCGACGACGCGCTCTGCCTCGTCCGCACAGGCCTCGGGGTCGGCTTCGTCCTCGGTGTGACAGTCGCAGTAGACCCGAACTTCGTCGCGGTATTTCCCGCCGAGGAGCTGGTAGGCGGGGAGTTCGGTGATCTTGCCAGCGAGGTCGTGGAGCGCGACCTCGATGCCGGCGATTGCGGTGACGGTGACGCCCTCGACGGAGCCCTCGCCGCTCATCTTCTGGATGAGGTGCTCGTAGAGGCGGTCGATGTCGAGCGGGTTCTCGCCGATGATGAACGGCGCCATCCGGTCGACGA encodes:
- the pstB gene encoding phosphate ABC transporter ATP-binding protein PstB, whose product is MSEHIVNDTDTTEEQPASTTTAGESVEEVDPEWTEYDFEGEAKFTVEDLNVWYGDDHALTDISMEIPENSVTALIGPSGCGKSTFLRCLNRMNDRIKAARVEGSVRLDGDEIYQDGVDLVELRKRVGQVFQSPNPFPKSIRDNIAYGPRKHGDIQTGLLSRLLGGDDQEKEDELVERCLRGAALWEEVSDRLDDNALGLSGGQQQRLCIARALAVDPDVILMDEPASALDPIATSKIEDLVEDLAEDYTVVIVTHNMQQAARISDQTAVFLTGGELVEYGDTDQIFENPRSQRVEDYITGKFG
- the phoU gene encoding phosphate signaling complex protein PhoU, whose protein sequence is MPRESYQAQLETMQEDVLYMSEVVVDRLRSALAAMEQKDEQAARDLIAGDDEVNDLYLELEQECIDLLALQQPVAGDLRLIASSFKIITDLERVGDLAVNLGEYTLDSQQDMFPEVDINTIGDHTVEMLQDAMAAYEARDPEACYAIAERDDELDALCEQASQTIVRELIETELDPEDSDEHVEELMQDVSRMLLTVRDLERVGDHAVNIAARTLYMVENDEELIY
- a CDS encoding mandelate racemase/muconate lactonizing enzyme family protein translates to MAKDYRQLHDPNAEYTMRELSAETMGVDAKRGGGRDVEITDVQTTMVDGNFPWTLVRIYTDAGVVGTGEAYWGAGVPELVDRMAPFIIGENPLDIDRLYEHLIQKMSGEGSVEGVTVTAIAGIEVALHDLAGKITELPAYQLLGGKYRDEVRVYCDCHTEDEADPEACADEAERVVDELGYDALKFDLDVPSGHEKDRANRHLRPGEIRHKAEIVEKVTERVKDKADVAFDCHWTFSPNSAKRLAAEIEEYDVWWLEDPVPPENLDVQEEVTKSTLTPITVGENRYRVTEERRLIENQAVDIVAPDLPKVGGMRETQKIADVANQYYIPVAMHNVSSPIGTMASAHVGAAIPNALAVEYHSYELGWWSDLVEEDVIDGGSIAVPEKPGLGLTLDLDAVEDHMVDGETLFDEA